The following nucleotide sequence is from Trifolium pratense cultivar HEN17-A07 linkage group LG2, ARS_RC_1.1, whole genome shotgun sequence.
GCATGCGTCAAATTCTAGACACAATGGACCGAATTTTCGAAGATGCAATGATATTCCCAGGAACAAACCTTGGAGTTGGAGGTGGCGAGATTCGTGTCCCTTGGGACATCAAAGATGAAGAGAATGAAATCAAAATGCGTTTTGACATGCCTGGTCTTTCTAGAGAAGATGTTAAGGTATCAGTTGAGGATGATGTTCTTGTCATAAAAAGTGATGTTAAGAAGGAAGAAAGTGGTGAAGAAGATTCTTGGTCAAGAAAGAGCTATAGTTCTTATGATTCAAGGCTCAAGCTTCCTGATAATTGTGAGAAGGATAAGGTTAAGGCTGAGTTGAAAAATGGTGTGCTTTATATTAGTGTTCCTAAGACTAAAGTTGAACGCAAGGTTATTGATGTCCAAATTCAGTGATATGTTAAGGCTTTTTATAGTGTCTTCTTGAGATAGTGTGCTTTtccatttttgttgttgtgtaaCTATGTTTAATCAAGTGTTGAATAAATAAGATGATTTACTATTTCTTAATATCTTCAAATGTTTACTTTCTCATTCTGTTATATATTTGGTGAGTGTTTGGTTCTTTTTTGGAGAGATGGTGAGTGTTTGGTTATTTggtaacaaaattgatttatgaCTCAAAAGTTTTAGCTTGTTTTCTGATTTGTCTTCAAACTTTTGTACTCTCTTCAACTAAGTTAAATTCCTTATTTTTTCCATGTAATTACGTCTAAAACTTACTAAACCACTATAAACTAACTACTAAAAACATCCTAGTATTAGGAGTTCAAATCATCTTGCAATCAATGCGAGACTTTTTAATTAACACACCCCTCGCGCCCAGCTCAATTGGACTGCGGATCATGGAGGAGGCTCTGATGCCATCTTGAATTGAATATTAAGTTTAACTCAACCCTGTAAAACTGGTTTGTAAGATGAGAATTGCTTCtactttttaaacatatattcaggtcaTATCGACGTGAGAATTCTTAACAAACATTTTATCAATAACCTCCATTAATATGTGCATATCTTAATTTAGGAGCATGATTATTACATAAAAACACAAGTGTAAACTACATATCCAACTAATTATTTCATATTAGGTTATATGGTTGCCTTTACATTAATTGTTTTCTGTGAGTCCTTAATTAtaaccaaaaagaaaacaaaaactttaataaaTCTACCATATATCttctacataaaaaaaaataaaaaagaacaataGCACAACATGGAAGAAGGAAACCAAAAGTTAATTAAACCAGctagaaaaataatgaaaaataatacaaatagtcatatattaattcTATGTTACTCATTTTCTTCAGGTATAGAATCCAATATTGACTTCTTATCACATCTCAAATTAACACCATCTGTTTTAACAAATGATAGTAATTCTTGTAATGATATTTGTTCAGTCACTAATTGCTGAAGCTGCTTCTTTGTTATCAAAACTTTGATCCTCTTTATTCCAGCTTCTGGCTCTGCCTCTTTATGTGGAATCATGTAGTATAATTTTCCACCCTTCAATTCATCATCTTGTGATAAAGTCTCTGTTGCATTCTTTGTAACACCAATACTATTAGCAGGAAAATTTGTTAATATATCTTTGACATAGATTGGAGAACTAAACTCTAGTATCTTACCATCTTCTTTTGTTACTCTAACAAATTTAACATGTTTTTCCATAGTGTCAAATATGTAACATGATCTTGAAATTGGTTTACAAAGGGTAAGATAATTAcccattttttgttgaaatgaGTATAAATTGGAACTGATGGTGGTAATAACAAAATGGAAGGAGTTTAATGAGTGAGGGAAAGATAAAGAGGAAAATGCAAGTTATGTGGGATTTAAGGGAAAGAAAGTAAGATATATAGTGTGACTACTAGTGTGGTAggtcttttttaaaaatagatggGTTTGTTTCGTGTGGAGTGGAGTAGAAAGCTGTTTTTTAGTTGAGTATAAAACTTGTGGAGTAGGGAAAGAATGAATGAGAATAAGAGAGGTAAGAAGTTTTACATCGGTTGCGATATggtctgtatatatatttataagtgagagtAATTCTcggttttgtaggattgagttaaAATATAGCctgaatatatttttataagtgagtgtaattctcaccttacaagccggttttgtaaagCTTCTAAGATGGTATTAAAGTTGGTGAAAGGAATTCTCTGTATTGAAATATAGACCATTCGATCTTGATCGGAAAGTTTAAACGTGGTTGATTGTTGCATACAATccaaattgaattgaa
It contains:
- the LOC123908828 gene encoding small heat shock protein, chloroplastic-like, producing the protein MAQSVSLSTTVSPLLSQKTGYSVKSHNNTIAPCMATFRSQRQFPRLGLGRVRAQAGGDNKDNSLEVQHVNKYDEGGDKGTAVERKPRRGSSIDISPFGLLDPWSPMRSMRQILDTMDRIFEDAMIFPGTNLGVGGGEIRVPWDIKDEENEIKMRFDMPGLSREDVKVSVEDDVLVIKSDVKKEESGEEDSWSRKSYSSYDSRLKLPDNCEKDKVKAELKNGVLYISVPKTKVERKVIDVQIQ
- the LOC123909006 gene encoding uncharacterized protein LOC123909006, encoding MGNYLTLCKPISRSCYIFDTMEKHVKFVRVTKEDGKILEFSSPIYVKDILTNFPANSIGVTKNATETLSQDDELKGGKLYYMIPHKEAEPEAGIKRIKVLITKKQLQQLVTEQISLQELLSFVKTDGVNLRCDKKSILDSIPEENE